AAACGTTAGATCTATCCAAAATTTGAAATATCATAGCCAAAATCAGACCATTAGTCGAACTAACGTTAGACCCGAATGTTTAGAGTTTTAGTTTTGGTAGTTCAAACTTCAGACCAGCGGTCTGAAGCTAGTCATTGACAATTCAAAGTTTAAACCCATGGTCTAAAGTACAAATTATCCTAAGTTTTTTCACCAAAATCTTAATTTAGTTTCTTGTTCCTTAATAAACATTTCACCTTAAGTATTAAACTTGTGACTCAATAAGCACCTACACTACTTCAAAGAATAAAAATTGAACTTGAAAAATGTTTCTCAAACCTCTGTAGGATTAGTAGTAACAGTTCCTAAATTATAAAAGCATCTAATAAACTAAACCTAACAATCAAACCTGCTATGTGCTTCTTATCCAGTAGGTTTTAGCGGATATTTTTCGTTCTTCATTCGATCCTAAGTAGCCTTTCCAAAGATAGAATAAAATGTGGAACTGGGGAGATAAAAGGAAAGACTTTCGGGGCTGAAAGAATGGAAGTAACTCTAACGGACTCCCAATTGGATTGGAATCTTCGGCCTATGGGAGTCAACTAgctaaatgaaaaaagaagaaacgTCGGTCTAAAATTGATAAAAACTTCTAAACTTTagatatttttcaaaaactaagGGTCAATTGATTTTGTGACtctttacaaatttatttttagttttatgacTCTACCTCTGTTATTATTCATACGAGATTTGCTTTTACACATAAGAAATATATTTTTTACACATAAAAGATTTaaaaaggttattttcttaattttaaaattataaaggGGCGTGATGTACaaatatcaaatatatcatatttAATAGAGGTGCTCAAAGCGGCTACTCGGTGTTTGTCGATAAAGAGTTCAAATGAAGCCCAGCCCATGATGGGATGTTGGGCTGCCTAAAAAGGCCCCATCTGGTTTTCAAAGTACAGAAAATTGAACAATTTTTTTGTTAAATTTGGGAACTAAAAACCCTAGGTTTACAAAGCCTCACCGGCAACTTTTGCTATATAAACCCTTCTAAAACCCCTCTTTCTTCCGCCCTCTTAATTCTTTGCTCTTTGCATATCAGTCTTCTGTCTCCTCCTTCCTCCCCTTTCTCCGCTCCAAAACTTAAGCTTTCACCAACAATCAGCAATGGAGTTTTGGGGTATGCTTTAATAATTCAATTGTTTGTGTATATATGtgttacttcttttcttttttcttctttcgtAATTATTTGCAAAGAAAACATGTTGGTCAATCTTATTACTGTGTTTATGGTTGAATGTTTTGACTTGTAGTGTTAAGGTTTGCATTAATCTTGTTTGGGTACGTGTAAAAGCTATAAACTTTACCAGGCTTTATTGCTATTATTGTTGTTTTAAAGGTTCAATCTTTCTAATGAAATTTAATTACCCAAGTTATGACATAGACGAAAGAATAAAAACTGTAAGCTTTCCTCAGGGTTTTGGGAAAGTTGAATGCTTGACTTTGAAATAATGATTCTATGACATCACTTTTAGTTTTTGCTAAGTTATAGAGTTTTTATAGCTGTATACTCTTCATAGCTTAGTGACTTGCTAAAAAAGGTGTCTTCGAAATTATTGGTGTGAAATAGTCAAAACCAATAATGTTTGATTTGAACTGGATTTAAAACTTTTGCACCAAAACCAACCAACCCCAAAggcttgttttttattttttcaaatatagTATATTtgtcttttagattttttaaaaGTATATAACATGTTaaaggatttaagttatatacaatGTAAAGATTTTTGTACCATCAGTGTTGTTTGACTTACTGTAGTAGTCAGTGTATACATTTTTTATGCCTTCACTTAAAACTCGTTTATAAAGTGAACCACAAACACCTGAGCTtttttcttcaaacttgctcCTCAATTTGTTTGTTGTTATTAACTGTTTTCATGGTTGTAGAAGTTAGTTCTGACACCATGTGCCGTGGAACTTGTTAAAGTGATGTCTCTTTCACATAAATTATGTGTAGGTGTTGAAGTGAAAGCAGGAGAATCTCTAAAGGTCAGGCCAGAGCTTTATAAGCTCATTCATATTTCCCAGGTTAGTGTTTTTGCTTTTGTCTTTGTATTCTCTCGTACTAGCTTAATGTCGACACTTGCATATTCTTTCCCAGGCATTTTTGAACGCTGAAATATTTATTTTGCAGGCAGCTTTAGGTGAAGTGAAGGATGCCAAAGAAGCCAAAAATGTTCCACTACGCGTCACTGTTGGAGAAAACAACTATGTCATTGGAACTCTATCAGCTGAGGAAAGACCTCAATTGATGTTTGACTTGGTTTTTGAAAAGGAGTTTGAACTTTCACATGGCTGGAAAAATGGGAGTGTCTACTTCATTGGATACACAGCTGATGACCCAACATATCCTTTGCTTAACACTATTCGATTGTTTTGTCAGTACTTTTTAATACTAAATATTACTCCACTATTCACTCAGCAACATAAAAGCTCATTAATTTTATTTATGTTACCATTTAATGGGATGCACGGGTTATTGGTTTTCTTCTTCGTATTGTTTTCCTTGACTTCACCTTTTTGGTTGTTTCTTCTGTCTCCACTGATGAAATTGACTCAGGTGAGTATTTGGACGTCAAGTTATGTTAGTGATACATAGATTTGTAGCTTAGTCTAATGTGTTTTTTTAATCTCTCTAGAGGATGAAGATTCTGAGGATGAAGAGAGTGTTTTAGCTGCTCTAAATGGTTAGTTCCTTAAATCTCTTCTCATGTTGTCACTTTGTACTCTCTTTTCTCAAATTCTGCTCTCCCAATTCTTATTTCTCAATGTCTGTTGACTATCAAAATTCTTAGGGAAACTTGAGGAGACAAAGGCTGATGTGAAGGATGTAAAGCCTGCGACAAAAGAGGCTGCACCTACTAAGGCAAAAGCTACAGTAGCAGAACCAAAGAAAGAGGCGGAGTCTGATGAcgatgatgatgaagacgataGTGACGAGGCAGAAGATGGCATGGTATGATTCATAATGACTTTTATGATGCTTATTCtgcatattttatttatttactatgAGGAAAAATGCATTACCTCATGATTACCAACTTGTTTTAATTTTAAGCCGTATATTTGCAAATCGTTTGTGTAATTTGTATTCTGTCCAAGTGTATTGAGCTTTTTTCTTCGCTTTGGATTTTTTAGGATTCTGATGGTCCAGAAGGAATGGATTTTTCTGACGATtctgaggatgatgatgatgattcagaggaagatgagtCAGAAGAAGAGACACCTAAAAAGGTACTACTACATTTTGCTTGTTTAATATTTGTGCTTAATTTGTTTCATACTTTTGGGTTGAAACCATTTGGCTTAACTTGCATAGTGTTTTGTCTAACTGAGTGTTTTATGATGAAGTCTGCTCAGAACAAGAGACCTGCTCCACCTGCTAAGGCTGGTTTTGCCAAAAAAGCAAAACAAGCTACACCCGACAAGTCAGGTTCGATATATTTTTCATCCTTCAGTTCTATGATCATGGAATTATGAAAGACAACTTAATAATGAATGTATATGTAGGAGCTCGGTTCCATTGATTAATATTGTCTTTTTGCAGGTGGTAAGAAAGGTCCGGCAACACCTGCCTTCGCTAAGCAAAATGGTAAACCTGCAGCGGCCAATGGTAACAAGGGGAAGGGTCAGAGCCCAAAATCTGGTGGCCAGTTCTCTGGCAAATCTCCCAACAAGTATGTACAAACTCATTTACAAAGCCCATTGCTGTCATTTGCATCTTTATCTGCAAATGACTAATTTTTGATTGactatttgtcttgcagaaacttCAGTGGCCAACAAAAAGGTGGTTTCAAGGGCAAGCGTGGGAAGAAGTAGGCTACTATCCGTGGTGGACAAGACGGGATCGCATATATGAAGTCTTTTTGAAGAGGAaaaaagtatttttatttttgatttaaaGGGAGATTATCCCTGCTTTAAGCTATTTTCCATAGTTACAAGTAGGTCAATTTTGGATGAGTGTTCTTTCCAGTAAGTTTTGTCGCTATATTCATTTTCTAGAACACCTTTTGTGATACATTTTTGATATCTTATATTAGCCGTATTCTAAGTTAATTGTTTTGTTGCAGCATAGCCCATTAAACTGTTGCACGCATTATCTTACTGTTACAGATTGCATTTGCTAAGATTTAACTTGTGTCATAAAACAATAAGTAAATTTTGTTTAAAATTTTGGGAAGTTGGGAGAGGACCTTGATTAACTGTCATGAGAACTGGTACCCATTTTTAAATAACTTAAAGCTTTGAGGCCCTTTTGGATTCTTGACTTGCTCCACAGTAAAAGACTTGTCATTGAATCATGTATTCTCCAGACACTAGTATTTTGAGAATTATATCTATTGAGTTCACAATTCATGCGCATTAATGTCTTGTCCATATCTAGGATTTGGAGGTTTTGGGTACCatattattttgaacttagacATGATACTATCTATATACATGGTTCTAGACATTTGGTCAGTTTGATCAACTCTGGGTTTCGGTTCTAGATGTAGTGAAAAAACTTAGGAGTAATAATTATGACTATTTGGTACAAACTTCCAATAGTATATTCGATATCATCTACATGAAAAATATAGAAAGACAAGGACTTGTTCCATTTTCTGGCACTTGACAATATCTTCCAATTAACAAATGCCTACCATAATGAGATGAGACCATGTGATCACGAATAAACAAAACAGTACTATAGCATTTTAATTCGCAACAGGCACCAGACTGAAATCCATGATCTGTAGCCAAAGTGGTGTCATCAGTGGCGGATAGCTATGGGTTATTTTGTATTTGTATTAAGAAATTTGCTTAGTAATATGTCTAAATAATCCATCCCTACCTTATCATGTCTTAGATTCCAGAATCCATATACTCAAAATTTTGACTTAGCCTCTAAGTACCATATTATTGTAATCTCGTCCCAAGATTAAATCGACCTCTACAGATAACTTTCAGAAATAGCAAATTGACGCCGTATCAAAAAGATAATTCGGCAAACACTTTGGTTGAAAATATGGCAGATAAATCAACCAAAATTGGCTACTGGAGGAATCTTCAGCCCCCCTGCCATTAGTACCCACCATCTTTTGTTACTCCGGGTGGTGAGTCAAACATTTATACAATTCTTATACACACACACAGTCACAGAGTTCCAATATCTCTTAGTTGCTGGAACTACTTAGGATAAAAGTTAAAGTAATGCTTATTCTATTACACACGTTTAAGGAATTAATATTTCAActgttttttccaaaaaaatcaaGAAGTAGTCAGGAACACTTTTCAATTACTCTTAAATGATCGCAGGGTGTCCCTcattattaaactaacaaaatcaaAATTTTCATCTTGGTCTAGTAGTAAGGTAATCGAATGGTGTTGTGAACCATGCTTATTCCATAAGGGCCTGTGGGCTAGAAATGGTGAATGAGACTGAGTCAGTTGGGATTATTGGACTGAGTAAAATATTGGAGAGTTTTATTGGGAATATTAAATAAATGTCCTAAATAAGTtccaacttaccaacctctagccattaatcATAAATTTACCAAAACTATCCAAGCACATataaaatttgaaaacccaaagaATCACGCGCAAAGATCTCAtttcatatttttaagcgtgattagcaatATTAGATGCAAGACGAAAAGGAATTTTCacggatgaggtagcaaatacggtgatgaaatacaaaaaaatatagatatacgattccaaaaatctaagcaaaaaaggtcatttttcaatgggtatggttgaaattcattgaaaacacatagatgagtcaatatacaaaatttgaggaagattggaggtgatttggactgatttgacATTGaaattcgtagttaaaatcgagttcaaaaaatccttttgcgacacatgtatcaaacatgtatcacacATGTATCTCACAtacaggtatacatggatatatatatgtgatacacatttgatacaaatatgataccaaatgatacacagtgtgatacacatatcatttttttttcatgttcatcttctacttcgaattttcaattcaaaccacctcaaaactccatcaaatcatcccaaaactgagtttcaagctccttaagatatacccaatctattctaataacacccgctcaaaaaataaaaaatttaaacttttttggctacaaatagctaattggctaatattagtaatattttttgaattgaccaatttttgtaataaactacttataaatggacatagctggtaGTTTCCCAGTTTTAtttgttaaaatagcacggtctagccagttttcggactggtcattcaaaaatagccagcgtttgctaagtcattaaaaaatagccattattttgctgcaacagagaccgatccaacataatatactggaatttggtgcacatgtgtatgaacttccagcatattatgctggatcggtatactttgttggctctagtataatatactggagactggagcaccgatgctccaaactccagtatattatgctggaccgatatattatactggaactccagtatattatgttggagtatttttctggattttgaacagtgttttcgttcaaatttatctttacataaaaagtggctaaatttcgattacttttgaaaccgtgaccatttttgaatgaccacttgtaaatctgactatttttgaatttgtcCCGTTTTATTTGGGATCCAGGCCCATTTAACAAATGGCTAAAAGAACTAGCAGTGAGATAGAACAGGATTATGCGTATTGTGAAGAAAAATGTCTGTTCCCCTCAACCCCTTTCAGGATTATGTCTAAGCTTCTCATCTCCCTTCTTCTAATTGTGCGTCTTCTCTTATATCTACAACTATCTCAATCTCCTTATTTCCATCATTAGCTTGCAATTTGAGCGTTAGTTCGGCTACTAACAATTGTAATAGAGTGTTAGTTCTTATCAATATACTTTGAGATTGCAGTATTCACTACAAATACTTTGAGATTGCAGTATTCACTACAAATGGTCCGTCTTGCGAATGTGAATTAGCTTAGCTGCACTGAACACATCTTTCAATACTGATCCTAAAAGCAATTGGAGCAGGAAATCACCCAGGGCACAGCCCCTGCTGCCGACCAAGATCAACAAATAAACGATGATACTTAAATAACATCAAGATTCTCTTCCAGAAAAGTTACAAACTACGCATACGGGGACCTAAAATAGTCTCGTACAAAGTGGTCATCATACATATAGCAAACACAAGTCCAGAAAATGCAAAGCCCACAATACCCTATTCCGAAACTGCATTACCCCTAAAGAAAAGACGAGCAAGTATTTCAACATCACTGTCTCGAGCAGTAGAGGAGGGCTCAGTCGTCGTTCTCTCTTCCCTGCAAATGCCTGTCAAACCAAAACCGCCGAGGTAAATCCTCTGACTTTGCTCCAGCACCTGTACACAGTTCATGGTAAGCTGTAATTAAAATCAAAATCTTGGTCCTTACATGCAGGGAAACCTGGACCTGCAAAACTCAATAACTGTAAGACCAATACCGATTAATAAATTTGAAACCAAAGAACAGTTTGAAATCTACTAGCCTGGATGAGCTCTGGTCATAGAAACCTGACTGCACAAACTAGCAAAATGCATTTGCAAAATATACAAGTATAATGATGCATGTAGTCATCTGCAAAACGACCTAAAAAACCTAGGGGTAAGGAAAAAAACATTCGAGCTGGACAACCTAGAAGAACAAATGAATGGCCAAGAAATGATGTTAAACTGGAATGTTTGATAAAACAAGagaatttcttcattttttcacatAATGTGATCCCACTTAACAACAAAAGACAATTTTATACAATGGACAATGATGTTATAAAAACGTTAAGAGGAAAATGTATTTTGGAAAATCAAATTTCATAAGTTATTCTTGCAAATTAATGAACGGGCATTCGTATGATGATAGTTATCAATTGCTACTTTAAAAAATCACATCAAGGTAGAAACGACACATGAAGAGGTGATACGACATTCACTGAATTATACACCAGTTTGACAAGCTTTTCAGACACTGCTCTGAAATTCCAGTAAATCAGGACAAGAACAACTATAGCTGCACCTTAGATTTCTGGCTCTCCATCACCTAATTtaaaaattaattcctaatttaTCAGAGATATCATACAAATATATTCTGAAATATGAACCaagaaccaaaaaaaataaaaaatagatacATCAGTATTACTTTCTCCCAAACAAAAAAACAATAGTTTGTGGAATTTGAACAAGCCAGCAGCGCAATGTTGAGGAATTTCAGTTCATAACAATAACATGTCTAAGAGAAATGTTTACACCCTATAATGTTACAAACcttaaaaatattttcaaaatttgaaaaaaacaaaCAAGTGACAGAAATGTTGAGGGCCCAATTGTGTTTGTGGTAGTTGAAGACTGAAGTTATGTGTTATAGTTTTTTGGAAAAAATAGTTTGTTAAAGTTAAAGACTGGGGGTGGAAAGGAAGTCTGAAAACTTTCACCACAAATATATGTTCAAACCACTATTGCAACTTTAAAACCTTCACTTGAATAACCCTAAGACTTCACAAACAAACTTCTAAATACAAATAAAATAGTAACTCTTAAGTTCACGTGTAGTAGTGAGACAAACAATACTTGTCAAGTAAAAATGGGAGGAAAAGTAATCTTGGAAGACATATGAAGATGACAATAGAGCATCAAGGACTAGAAATAAAAAGGGATTTCAGAAAGAAGTTCTGTCAATCAGAAGAAAAATACGGGCAAGAATGACAAACAGAATCCGGAAAGAGGAATTAGAAGGATGGTTTAAAGGGTAGACGTGATAGTAAACAATGAATTACGCACAGAAAAATGCATGTCAAAAGCCAGAATAAAAAGGGTTGAAACTTTTTCAGATTGCTTATCAAAGATTTGAAAACCTGCACCGCCTGCAAGTGGAAAATGGGCAGTAAGCTATGGCAGGTGGCCTTTCACAAAAGACAACACTTTATGACAAAACAAAAGCATCAATAATAAGGACAAGGACACAAACCACTGCACGATATTTTCATCAGTATCCATATTCACTTTGTTCTCATTGCTAATTGTAGTACTGATCTTGGTTTTGAACATATCCAttctcattattttcatttttgtaagtACTGTCTTCATTAGCCCTGTTAGCAAGTTCTGCCAGTTCTTTTTCCCGGTTCCACTGCTCTATTCTCGCACGCCTCTCTTCACTGCCATCCCGAACTGGACTTCTGTCTCTCCTGCCACCAGGACTCCTGCTCCTACCCCTCCTACGATCAGGGCTTGTACTTCTGTTCCTCCTGCTACGACTCTCATAATAATGGTCCCTATCATCATACTTTCTACTATGACTCCTGCGAGAGCGCTCATCATAGCTCCGATGCCTATAAGGACTTCGGCTCCTGCTTCTGCTACGGCTATGCCTTCTCCTATACCTTCCAAACAACTGATGTCTCAATTCCCTAAATAGTCACCATAAAAGACAGGTCAGCCACAACTTAATTTCTAGGACTACCGAGTTCAAAGTTAAAAGAgttttattattcatttttacATAGAGTGGCAGTAACCTGCTGATCCTTTTGAGGTGCATAAAGTTGCAATATCCACCGCGGTTGCAAACATTTTCCTCGTACTGTCTACAGGTGGCTTCACGAAAATCAGTCACAGGAGAGAAATCAACAATGATGGGCCTTCCTGCAGAGTTTGTTACCAAAGGGAGCATAAGGAAATAATCATAATATGAACTACTGGTGACAAACCGAAAACCTTGAAGTTGCTGACCCCTTTGAGGTGCATAAAGAGGCCAATGAAGCAAAAAATTATGTTATAGTGTGCAAATTTGGAGCCAGCAACCTCAAGGTTGTCCTGAACACCCATTGCTGCTGTGCTAAAAGTCTTAAGTTGTGTCAAGGGTGCTCAACATTTAAGTGTAAATTGATAAACAACAGATTTTTGACCTAACACAGTATAATTTTCCAATGAAGGGTGTATGTTCAATACAAGTTGGTTGTAGCTTCAACGCAGGTCCTGATAACACTAATCCATACTTGACATGCCCTTTGCCCATTTTGAATTCTTTTCTCCTCTATTAAAAAATTTTTAACACCAAAATGGTTAGTGAGTAGTAAAAAACTTACCAGCATAGAATCTTCCAGTAAGACTCTTCAGTGCATTTCCAGCCTGCTCTTCTTCTCTAAACTGAACATAAACATTACCAACCTGCATAGAAGACATCATTACATAGTTATATAAACCACCAGCCCCGATCAATGGATAGATCCAAATAGCACAGAAATCTTACCATGTGATCAGCCAGATTGTCACACACATTCAAGCTCTCAATCTCTCCATACTTGTTCAGTTCTTCAAACAAGTCTTCATAAAAATCCTGCAACAGTACCATCGTAATATCATATTCCAAATTTCCGATTTGTCACATCTCCTAAAGTATTCTCCAAGAACATGAACCACAAAGCTATTTGCTAACTATGGATTAAAGTTACATACACTGACAATGTAAAGATTCTTTTACATTATGATTGAATTTGTAATAAGAAGTTAGTTACCATTTTTACCTAATTCCCAAGTAATCCTTGTTAAGAGATTTACCTGTAATTATCTAATAAATTAGACAACTTTTACACCGTCAATGCATACCATCAGAAATCATAAAGTTACCAATTACTCCTCTCTCCCCAAAGTATTCTTCAAGAACATAACATGGATGAAAGTTATATCTACTAACAGTACAAAAATTCTTTTACACTATCCGTGAATTTTACCTGCTGTGATAGGTACTCCACCAATTTTACCAGATTACCAACTAATGCTTACGAAGAGATTTACCtgtaattaactaataagttgaGTAATTTTCACACCGTCAGTGCATATAACTTAAACTCAGAACCACTAAAAGGCAACTCAAAAGAATCAATCATAACATAACACGGGTAGAATCACGATTATTTGATGTATACCTCAAAGTGCTGCTGGATTTTGTGAGGATCAATGGGATGGCCTTGAGGATCGACGCCAGGGGTAATACTGTCAGGTCGTTGGTACATGTTGGAGAGGAGAATGGTAGGGCTAATACTGGGCTTAGTGTGAAGCCTTGAACAGCGATCGCCGTGTCTACAAGCTCCGATTTTGAAGTAGAATGGGCAATTTACCCTGTCCTTTTCCGTGCCGAAAATCGAAGCCAAGTGCTCTGCCATTGCGATTTCAGATTATCGGAAATCTCTTTCTCGAATTGTAGAGGAAAAGATGAAGTTGAAGAAATTATATGGAATACTCACTGAAGACGCTTCTAGATAGTTCTAAAAGTTCTATCTATAATTATTGCAATGTGTGTTTTGGACCACAAAGCGGTGGTTTGCCCGAGTGGTTAAGGGGGAAGACTTAAGATCTTCTGCACATAAGTGCGCGTGGGTTCGAACCCCACAGCCACCAATGTATATTACAAATTTCTGTACtaattccttttttcttttcattctttggaTTTTTAGATTTCCTACTTTCTAGTTTTATCTATTTTTCATATGTTTAAAAAACTTTAGTTTAAGAGGGGATTCAAATGGATGTTGAAAATTATAATGTTAGGGTGGAACTTTATGACAACTTCCAACTtaatcattttttttcctttttttgtttcaactttatcttttattttcatattt
The Nicotiana sylvestris chromosome 11, ASM39365v2, whole genome shotgun sequence DNA segment above includes these coding regions:
- the LOC104212464 gene encoding histone deacetylase HDT1-like, with product MEFWGVEVKAGESLKVRPELYKLIHISQAALGEVKDAKEAKNVPLRVTVGENNYVIGTLSAEERPQLMFDLVFEKEFELSHGWKNGSVYFIGYTADDPTDEIDSEDEDSEDEESVLAALNGKLEETKADVKDVKPATKEAAPTKAKATVAEPKKEAESDDDDDEDDSDEAEDGMDSDGPEGMDFSDDSEDDDDDSEEDESEEETPKKSAQNKRPAPPAKAGFAKKAKQATPDKSGGKKGPATPAFAKQNGKPAAANGNKGKGQSPKSGGQFSGKSPNKNFSGQQKGGFKGKRGKK
- the LOC104212465 gene encoding splicing factor U2af small subunit B-like → MAEHLASIFGTEKDRVNCPFYFKIGACRHGDRCSRLHTKPSISPTILLSNMYQRPDSITPGVDPQGHPIDPHKIQQHFEDFYEDLFEELNKYGEIESLNVCDNLADHMVGNVYVQFREEEQAGNALKSLTGRFYAGRPIIVDFSPVTDFREATCRQYEENVCNRGGYCNFMHLKRISRELRHQLFGRYRRRHSRSRSRSRSPYRHRSYDERSRRSHSRKYDDRDHYYESRSRRNRSTSPDRRRGRSRSPGGRRDRSPVRDGSEERRARIEQWNREKELAELANRANEDSTYKNENNENGYVQNQDQYYN